Proteins from one Fusobacterium periodonticum 1_1_41FAA genomic window:
- a CDS encoding dihydrofolate reductase has translation MEKKYYKNLKMIVCVGKDNLIGDRTPDENSNGMLWHIKEELMYFKERTMGNTVLFGGTTAKYVPVELMRKNREVIVLHRTMDVPKLIEDLTQENKTIFVAGGYSIYKYFLDNFEIDEIFLSTIKDSVEVKDTVEPLYLPNVEEYGYKVVEKKEYDEFIAYVYKK, from the coding sequence ATGGAAAAGAAATATTATAAAAATTTAAAAATGATAGTTTGTGTTGGAAAAGATAATTTAATTGGAGATAGAACTCCTGATGAAAATAGTAATGGTATGTTATGGCATATAAAAGAAGAGCTTATGTATTTTAAAGAAAGAACTATGGGAAACACAGTTCTATTCGGAGGAACTACAGCTAAATATGTTCCTGTTGAGCTTATGAGAAAAAATAGAGAAGTGATAGTTCTTCACAGAACTATGGACGTACCTAAATTAATTGAAGATTTAACTCAAGAAAATAAGACTATTTTTGTTGCTGGAGGATATAGCATATATAAATACTTTCTAGATAATTTTGAAATAGATGAAATCTTTTTATCGACAATAAAAGATAGTGTAGAAGTTAAAGATACAGTTGAGCCTTTATATCTTCCAAATGTTGAAGAATATGGGTATAAGGTAGTAGAAAAGAAAGAGTATGATGAATTTATAGCTTATGTTTATAAAAAATAG